One genomic segment of Cerasicoccus sp. TK19100 includes these proteins:
- a CDS encoding alpha/beta hydrolase yields the protein MTTADIIRLGPDDECPGVTHEADVKLREVDGWTQTATIVQPEKPTGGGIAVLIHGGGFSMRNLRPMTNMGRILARELGMTTVVPIYRLGGEGNPSYPKPVEDVAFAWEWAQAHAAEWGADAEKMVAGGSSAGGTLSALALVKGMLPGCRGLLEYWGPLDFIARWFDNGEKQGGDFNLLGANYPDNVTLYHDASVVTHVTPGLPPAVFIYGRQDQTVHLRQGELGCSAWKKAGNEADLLVLDNIGHGMVGDNTGQMVKVADRSVAFVHGLF from the coding sequence ATGACCACTGCCGACATCATTCGGTTGGGCCCTGATGACGAATGTCCGGGCGTAACGCATGAGGCCGACGTTAAGCTGCGCGAAGTGGACGGATGGACGCAGACGGCGACCATCGTCCAACCGGAAAAACCGACCGGTGGTGGCATTGCAGTTTTGATTCATGGCGGCGGTTTTAGCATGCGCAACCTTCGGCCAATGACGAACATGGGCCGTATTCTGGCCCGTGAGCTTGGCATGACCACCGTAGTGCCGATTTATCGCCTCGGTGGGGAGGGAAACCCGAGCTATCCGAAGCCAGTGGAAGACGTCGCCTTTGCCTGGGAGTGGGCGCAAGCTCACGCGGCAGAGTGGGGTGCGGATGCGGAGAAAATGGTCGCCGGCGGCTCATCGGCGGGCGGCACCTTGTCGGCTCTGGCCTTGGTTAAGGGCATGCTGCCGGGCTGCCGTGGATTGCTCGAATATTGGGGGCCGTTGGACTTCATTGCCCGCTGGTTTGACAACGGTGAGAAGCAGGGCGGCGATTTCAATTTACTGGGCGCAAATTACCCGGACAATGTGACGCTCTACCATGATGCCAGCGTGGTGACGCATGTTACGCCAGGCCTGCCGCCAGCGGTTTTCATCTACGGACGCCAAGACCAAACCGTGCATCTGCGCCAGGGAGAACTGGGCTGCTCTGCTTGGAAAAAAGCGGGCAACGAAGCCGATCTTCTCGTGCTGGATAATATTGGCCACGGTATGGTCGGTGATAACACTGGGCAAATGGTCAAGGTGGCAGATCGCTCGGTTGCCTTTGTGCACGGGCTGTTTTAG
- a CDS encoding xylulokinase yields MPHILGLDASTQSFSALVIDTDSGAVVADASVNFGQRLPQYQSPSGFLPNGANGEVHTDPLMWLDALELLLDDLRARCDLSQIAAISGAGQQHGSVYLNDKWPACIGELDANGKLSDQIAPCLARSTSPIWMDTATGEECHEIAESVGGNAEVCAKSGSVTIERFTGPQIRRFFKTSPADYAATASIHLVSSFVCSVLCGEDAPLDTGDGAGMNLLNVESWQWDDDLLDATAPGLRNRLPSVVPGAKQAGVVSTFFVEKFGFRVGTPVTVFTGDNPSSLVGMGASQPGKVVVSLGTSDTFFAAMPGIVTDPDGCGHVFGNPLGGPMSLQCFVNGSLAREEVKNRFGLDWSDFTAALKSTPAGNDGNVMLPFFRPEISPRLDLEAPVLSGAEGFMDWRDPRAAVRACVEGQFMNMKLRSAWMRLAPDVIYLTGGASQNDAIAQVAADIFQTRIERLTVSGSVAMGAAMRAANGCLGIEIAELEAAFCQPEAGSEIQPQTLAGSYDEALEQFAQLLRRQN; encoded by the coding sequence ATGCCCCACATACTCGGACTCGACGCCTCCACGCAAAGCTTCTCGGCTTTGGTAATTGATACCGATAGCGGTGCTGTTGTCGCCGATGCGTCGGTTAACTTCGGGCAGCGATTGCCCCAGTATCAGTCGCCTAGCGGGTTTCTGCCGAATGGTGCTAACGGTGAAGTTCATACGGACCCGCTGATGTGGCTGGATGCCTTGGAGCTACTACTTGACGATTTGCGCGCTCGGTGTGACCTCTCTCAAATTGCGGCGATTTCCGGAGCAGGGCAGCAGCATGGTTCGGTATATCTAAATGATAAATGGCCAGCGTGTATTGGCGAGCTCGACGCAAACGGCAAACTAAGCGACCAAATAGCACCCTGTCTTGCTCGGTCGACCTCGCCCATTTGGATGGACACTGCCACTGGGGAGGAATGCCATGAAATTGCTGAATCCGTCGGGGGCAATGCCGAGGTGTGCGCGAAGTCTGGTTCGGTGACGATCGAGCGATTTACCGGGCCGCAGATTCGCCGGTTCTTCAAAACATCTCCTGCTGATTATGCGGCAACGGCGAGCATTCACTTGGTTAGCTCTTTTGTTTGCTCGGTGCTCTGTGGCGAGGACGCGCCGCTGGATACCGGTGATGGCGCGGGCATGAATCTGCTAAATGTCGAAAGCTGGCAATGGGACGATGATTTGCTCGATGCCACGGCACCGGGCTTACGTAATCGGCTACCATCCGTCGTGCCCGGCGCGAAGCAGGCCGGGGTTGTGTCGACGTTTTTCGTGGAAAAATTTGGCTTTCGCGTCGGGACTCCGGTGACGGTTTTTACCGGCGATAATCCCAGCAGCCTCGTTGGCATGGGCGCGAGCCAGCCGGGCAAAGTGGTGGTGTCGCTGGGGACTTCAGACACTTTTTTCGCCGCGATGCCAGGCATCGTTACCGATCCCGATGGCTGCGGTCATGTCTTTGGAAATCCGCTAGGTGGCCCGATGTCGTTACAATGTTTTGTCAATGGCTCACTGGCGCGCGAGGAGGTAAAAAATCGTTTTGGTCTGGACTGGAGTGATTTCACAGCGGCGCTGAAGTCCACCCCCGCTGGCAATGATGGTAACGTAATGTTGCCGTTTTTCCGCCCGGAGATCAGTCCGCGTTTGGATTTGGAGGCACCGGTCCTGAGCGGCGCAGAAGGCTTTATGGACTGGCGTGATCCGCGGGCCGCGGTTCGCGCATGCGTGGAAGGGCAATTTATGAATATGAAGCTCCGCAGTGCCTGGATGCGTTTGGCACCCGATGTGATCTACCTCACGGGCGGTGCTTCGCAAAACGACGCCATTGCGCAAGTGGCAGCTGACATTTTCCAGACCCGCATCGAACGGCTCACGGTGAGCGGTTCGGTGGCAATGGGGGCGGCAATGCGTGCGGCAAATGGCTGCCTGGGCATTGAGATTGCCGAACTGGAAGCAGCGTTCTGCCAACCGGAAGCTGGCAGCGAAATCCAGCCTCAGACGCTGGCCGGTAGCTACGATGAGGCGCTTGAGCAGTTCGCCCAACTGCTAAGGAGACAGAATTAA
- a CDS encoding autotransporter-associated beta strand repeat-containing protein, which yields MAKKLVPASAALMLLSCSSALATEYTFTGLSGSNDWSSGTDWSQIPVSASDTILTYSGSLADGATLTSNNDLSDPFLLNRLNFSYDGPATGTAPEITFSGGALNFVANGSTSPVFSIRPGGSVQPNLTVNNNIILSDDINISTDTNVTFNGQISGAFNIDFSGSAGDNAIITLTNTSNNWSGNTRIYTSGTVSGIRALTLGASNVIPDGASAGNIQIEANGEGSHSSVFRLNGFNETVNGVEGYYEPNMRNKDFNQVIENGGDTNSTLTIGANDTTANFMGRVRDKANTSSATGTLSVTKIGSGNQTFAGVATHTGSTTINEGTLTVDFTQIGISQTSDAANYFSTTSDLTMGGGTTFAIVGREDGGAVTDNVVTQQYGNYITVSSQAIADELTVGQELTIDKDGSITTYFVTGIIGQDIYTETRTGGGTGVLTTSATNATTTQEIQSLTIAGAFGETSTLDFGSSDNVTLLFGSAPTQLTDGSTITISNWNLGGDHLTFSGEPGEFTSIWDQSEIIFDGFGAGYNIIDGEGIYELTAVPEPSTYALLAASGVLLFVIRRRKR from the coding sequence ATGGCAAAAAAGCTTGTACCCGCATCAGCGGCCTTGATGCTGCTTTCGTGCTCCAGCGCCTTGGCGACTGAGTACACATTCACCGGATTGTCCGGTAGCAACGATTGGTCATCCGGTACTGACTGGAGCCAAATCCCAGTCAGTGCATCAGACACGATTCTCACCTACTCCGGTAGTCTCGCCGATGGTGCCACCCTGACCAGCAACAATGACCTCTCCGATCCGTTTCTGCTCAACCGCTTAAATTTCAGCTACGACGGTCCCGCGACCGGCACCGCCCCCGAAATAACCTTTTCTGGTGGCGCTTTAAACTTCGTAGCGAATGGATCGACGAGTCCCGTTTTTTCAATTCGCCCAGGCGGCAGCGTGCAACCCAACCTGACTGTAAACAATAACATCATCCTGTCCGACGACATCAATATTTCCACGGATACCAACGTCACGTTCAACGGACAGATCAGCGGCGCGTTCAATATCGACTTCTCCGGATCAGCGGGCGATAATGCGATCATTACGCTGACCAACACCTCCAACAATTGGAGCGGCAACACTCGCATCTATACCAGTGGCACGGTTAGTGGCATCCGCGCATTGACCCTCGGTGCCAGCAACGTAATTCCCGACGGAGCCAGCGCCGGCAACATCCAGATCGAGGCCAACGGCGAAGGTTCCCACTCCTCAGTTTTCCGCCTCAACGGGTTCAATGAAACTGTCAATGGTGTGGAGGGCTACTACGAGCCCAACATGCGTAACAAGGACTTCAACCAAGTCATCGAAAACGGCGGGGACACGAACTCCACGCTCACAATTGGCGCAAATGACACAACGGCCAACTTCATGGGGCGCGTGCGAGATAAAGCAAATACCAGCAGCGCTACCGGCACGTTGAGCGTCACCAAGATCGGGTCCGGCAATCAGACTTTTGCTGGCGTTGCAACGCACACCGGGAGCACTACGATCAATGAAGGCACCTTAACGGTCGACTTCACCCAAATTGGCATCAGCCAAACCAGCGACGCAGCGAACTACTTCTCCACGACATCAGACCTCACAATGGGCGGCGGAACGACATTTGCCATTGTCGGTCGCGAAGACGGCGGAGCCGTGACTGACAACGTTGTCACCCAACAGTATGGCAACTACATCACCGTATCATCACAGGCTATTGCCGACGAGCTGACGGTTGGCCAAGAGCTGACCATCGACAAGGACGGCAGTATCACCACCTATTTCGTGACTGGTATCATCGGGCAGGACATTTACACCGAAACCCGCACCGGTGGCGGCACTGGCGTGCTCACGACATCGGCCACCAACGCAACGACGACCCAGGAAATCCAAAGCCTGACGATTGCCGGTGCCTTTGGCGAAACCTCCACCCTCGACTTCGGCTCCAGTGACAACGTGACCCTGCTCTTCGGCTCCGCCCCAACACAGCTAACCGATGGCTCCACAATCACCATCTCTAACTGGAATCTGGGCGGCGATCACCTGACCTTCAGTGGCGAACCCGGCGAATTTACCAGCATTTGGGACCAAAGCGAAATCATCTTCGACGGTTTTGGTGCTGGCTATAACATCATCGATGGCGAGGGCATATACGAGCTGACTGCGGTCCCCGAGCCGAGCACTTATGCGCTACTTGCCGCATCCGGCGTGCTGCTCTTCGTCATCCGTCGGCGCAAACGATAA
- a CDS encoding NotI family restriction endonuclease: MASTIYEFFGYRSDDQSDRAVDAAQKELCPIINERCEKTFNDGIVSGVCSVKPMTTGPVICCPIRLYADNYKILSDVALKAFEERLELVTGPLAIAHAKSKKCACVAVFGKRKGGELRLPQKSGSGSYFVDWILAKIDSNGQLVEFIAVEVQTIDTTGNYRNGYHALTENRQIVKTTAGLNWENVSKRILPQLIYKGQVLQREELCKKGLFFVCPEPVYRKIMTRLGGKEGLVKYSLQPASISFLAYDFKNSANTTDAELVKLERTSDHSTTVYKVQEAFNNVTLPEENVYKKAILKALNSES; encoded by the coding sequence ATGGCATCTACAATATATGAATTCTTTGGTTATCGATCAGATGACCAATCGGATCGCGCAGTCGACGCAGCCCAAAAGGAGCTTTGTCCAATCATAAACGAACGCTGCGAAAAGACTTTTAACGATGGAATCGTTTCTGGCGTTTGTAGCGTAAAGCCGATGACTACTGGCCCCGTCATCTGCTGCCCAATAAGGCTGTATGCTGACAACTACAAAATCCTAAGCGATGTCGCCCTGAAGGCTTTCGAGGAGCGCCTCGAATTAGTAACAGGCCCCCTTGCGATAGCGCATGCAAAATCAAAGAAATGCGCGTGTGTCGCCGTTTTCGGCAAACGCAAAGGAGGAGAATTGAGACTGCCCCAAAAATCTGGAAGCGGGAGCTATTTTGTTGATTGGATTCTGGCCAAGATCGATTCGAATGGGCAATTAGTTGAATTTATCGCCGTTGAGGTTCAGACGATTGATACGACCGGAAATTACCGCAATGGCTACCATGCTCTTACTGAAAATCGTCAAATCGTAAAAACTACTGCTGGCTTAAATTGGGAAAACGTCTCAAAGAGAATTTTGCCTCAACTGATTTATAAGGGCCAAGTTCTACAAAGGGAAGAACTGTGCAAGAAGGGTTTGTTCTTTGTTTGCCCAGAACCGGTCTATAGAAAAATCATGACTAGGCTGGGAGGTAAAGAAGGGCTTGTAAAATATAGTCTTCAACCTGCATCCATTTCGTTCCTAGCCTACGACTTTAAAAACTCAGCAAATACGACGGATGCCGAGCTAGTGAAGTTAGAACGAACTTCAGATCATTCAACGACCGTTTACAAAGTTCAGGAAGCTTTCAACAACGTCACCCTTCCCGAGGAAAACGTTTATAAAAAGGCCATCCTAAAAGCTCTAAACAGCGAGTCCTAA
- a CDS encoding DNA cytosine methyltransferase, with translation MRPANPAQELKMIDLFAGAGGLSEGLTQAGFSCVYANELVNRYAETYRLNHPHTTVDNSDIRSLDAKSVRNLLGVERGELALIAGGPPCQGYSINAPTRSTEDERNHLFKEFLRFVDEFFPRAVLIENVPGLVSFEGGQTLQSILSSLADRGYKADVKILYAPHFGVPQTRWRTIIVGLRDHSQCLEDAFPTPLYNAPIRVNFTSNFEGRNIVSMPTNIELQAHVSVKDALDDLPVLKNGESGPKTKEYRMQPQNDFQRLMRLNSTQVTNHESARLGNVNLERLKFIPPGGNWTNIPTELLPKGMQRARRSDHTKRYGRVSPDGLASTILTKCDPHWGAYIHYNQDRIFTVREAARIQTFPDSFTFLGSRVEQYEQVGNAVPPLLANAIGRSLSNILSGFSEIRKQA, from the coding sequence ATGAGACCTGCTAATCCAGCCCAAGAACTCAAGATGATTGATCTATTCGCTGGTGCCGGAGGATTGTCCGAGGGATTAACACAGGCAGGATTCTCATGCGTATATGCCAATGAGCTAGTCAATCGTTATGCTGAGACCTACCGCCTAAATCATCCACATACGACAGTAGATAACAGCGACATCAGGAGCCTAGATGCAAAATCTGTTCGTAATCTTCTTGGTGTTGAAAGAGGTGAATTAGCCCTCATTGCAGGTGGCCCCCCATGCCAAGGATATTCGATTAATGCGCCTACTCGCTCAACCGAAGACGAGAGAAATCACCTTTTCAAAGAATTCTTGAGGTTTGTTGATGAGTTTTTCCCGCGTGCAGTTCTGATTGAAAACGTTCCGGGGCTGGTGTCTTTTGAAGGCGGTCAAACACTTCAATCAATTCTTTCGAGCTTGGCGGACCGCGGCTACAAAGCTGATGTGAAAATTCTTTATGCACCTCATTTTGGAGTGCCGCAAACTAGATGGAGGACTATCATTGTCGGCCTACGAGACCATAGTCAGTGTCTTGAAGACGCATTTCCCACTCCTCTGTATAATGCTCCAATCAGGGTAAATTTCACCTCCAATTTTGAAGGGCGCAATATCGTGTCGATGCCAACGAACATTGAGTTGCAAGCACACGTCTCCGTAAAAGACGCATTGGATGATTTACCAGTCCTTAAAAATGGTGAATCAGGTCCCAAGACTAAGGAATATCGCATGCAACCGCAAAACGACTTTCAGCGATTGATGCGTCTAAACTCGACACAAGTCACCAATCATGAGTCTGCCCGGCTTGGAAACGTAAACCTTGAAAGACTTAAATTCATTCCACCAGGCGGCAATTGGACCAATATTCCGACAGAGTTGCTCCCCAAGGGTATGCAGAGAGCCCGCAGGTCAGATCATACAAAGAGATATGGTCGCGTCTCTCCTGATGGCCTTGCATCTACAATTTTGACAAAATGCGATCCGCACTGGGGTGCCTATATCCACTATAACCAAGATCGGATTTTCACTGTCCGAGAAGCAGCAAGAATACAAACGTTCCCAGATTCCTTTACCTTCCTAGGCTCTAGAGTAGAGCAATATGAGCAAGTTGGGAATGCCGTGCCACCTTTACTTGCAAATGCCATTGGTCGCTCGCTATCAAATATTCTGAGCGGTTTTTCCGAAATAAGAAAACAAGCCTAA
- a CDS encoding rolling circle replication-associated protein, whose protein sequence is MIPGTLSEFIPKSWFHPRGIYKVIADITPRLPDVSGSLFLTFTINLVEFSSPESAFDYARKRLRKLFYKLRKGVKWDGKRYQLDSPYCVKVEFHENGWPHFHVIFLTKRYLPSALLNHLWGMGRTNVKRISNEDFNYLLKYVTKGGDIPEWVLKKERIRIFQTSKDFYAVPRKQYPPKSKRDSKEANADQPEALTIEQRLVKWEHKVVFHDMNDCFATYDLTMPYQQLLGEIVFNIALAGRYLGRGQIKITSEPHFMALEPYIKCKTTK, encoded by the coding sequence ATGATCCCAGGGACCCTCTCCGAATTCATCCCGAAATCGTGGTTTCATCCTCGCGGAATTTACAAAGTCATTGCCGACATAACGCCACGCCTGCCTGACGTCTCAGGCTCTTTGTTCCTGACCTTTACCATCAATCTAGTTGAGTTCTCCAGCCCCGAAAGTGCATTCGACTACGCCCGAAAGCGACTCCGCAAGCTGTTCTATAAACTCCGCAAAGGCGTTAAATGGGATGGGAAACGCTATCAGCTCGATTCGCCTTACTGCGTTAAAGTCGAATTCCACGAGAACGGCTGGCCACACTTCCACGTCATATTTCTGACGAAACGTTACCTGCCTAGTGCTCTGTTAAACCATCTTTGGGGAATGGGGCGAACCAACGTCAAGCGCATCAGCAACGAGGATTTTAATTACCTGCTGAAGTACGTCACCAAGGGCGGAGACATTCCCGAGTGGGTGTTGAAGAAAGAGCGGATTCGCATTTTCCAGACGTCGAAGGACTTCTATGCCGTTCCCCGCAAACAATATCCGCCGAAGTCGAAAAGAGATAGTAAGGAAGCCAATGCCGACCAGCCCGAGGCCCTGACCATCGAGCAGCGTCTAGTTAAATGGGAGCACAAAGTTGTTTTCCACGACATGAACGACTGCTTTGCGACCTACGATCTGACCATGCCCTATCAGCAACTACTCGGCGAAATCGTTTTTAACATTGCTCTGGCAGGCCGCTACCTAGGCCGAGGGCAAATCAAGATAACCAGTGAGCCACATTTCATGGCTCTCGAACCATACATAAAATGCAAAACAACAAAGTAA
- a CDS encoding helix-turn-helix domain-containing protein, protein MKTPESTTSHPPRLAYSREEAADILGQSPATVDRLTKRGLLHPSRATRRPMYPRWELERFLRETSEAISAETTHQNAPRQIGEILDNLNGPRSRSHGVSKARAASRPGRRKKACPQGSLSTDGQGGDLVCQPDSVTANAGKVAS, encoded by the coding sequence ATGAAAACGCCAGAAAGCACTACAAGCCACCCTCCCCGCCTAGCTTACTCCAGAGAAGAAGCGGCGGACATCCTCGGGCAATCGCCGGCAACGGTGGATCGCCTGACCAAACGCGGACTCCTCCACCCCTCGCGGGCAACGAGGCGTCCCATGTATCCACGCTGGGAGCTTGAGCGGTTCCTGCGGGAAACATCCGAAGCGATCTCCGCCGAGACTACGCACCAAAACGCGCCTCGGCAAATCGGTGAAATCCTCGACAACCTGAACGGCCCGCGTTCGCGCTCCCATGGCGTGTCGAAAGCCCGGGCAGCCAGCCGCCCCGGACGGCGAAAGAAAGCGTGCCCCCAAGGGTCGCTTTCGACGGACGGACAAGGCGGCGACCTGGTATGTCAGCCCGACAGCGTAACCGCCAACGCCGGAAAGGTTGCGTCATGA
- a CDS encoding tyrosine-type recombinase/integrase has protein sequence MPEPVKSSQSTYVKVAECLYRHETSGSYYALVKNNGKQIRRSLKTKDLKLAKRRLGQFRKDVSRLDLTDGKSKISFAELAEKWRATITAHLKPSSTRRRETSINQLNRYFGKDTIRSITRNDCDAWVQKRSPKIAASTFNNERETLISIFDYAIREGVILENPATVTKRRRLGKNHILIPSKAEFATMIKSLRSMDIRYWNAADLVELLAYSGMRKGEANAFLWGDIDWERGSYVVTGGETGTKNHEARVVPLFPTLKGFLERKAADTPNGKPAPQTPVVPAKDAKNALITVCTQNELPHFTHHCMRHYFVSNAIEKGVDFKTIAAWVGHKDGGILVAKTYGHLRDTHSFEMAKRM, from the coding sequence ATGCCTGAGCCCGTGAAATCGAGTCAATCCACGTATGTAAAAGTTGCTGAATGCCTGTATCGTCACGAAACATCGGGGAGCTACTATGCTCTTGTTAAAAACAACGGCAAGCAAATCCGCAGGTCTTTGAAGACCAAAGATCTCAAGCTTGCAAAGCGTCGTTTAGGCCAGTTCCGCAAGGATGTCAGCCGACTGGACCTGACGGACGGAAAGTCGAAAATCTCTTTTGCAGAGCTTGCCGAGAAATGGCGCGCAACGATCACCGCACACTTGAAACCAAGCTCGACACGACGCCGCGAAACCAGCATCAACCAACTCAACCGCTACTTTGGCAAGGATACCATTCGGAGCATTACCCGCAACGACTGCGACGCCTGGGTTCAAAAGCGCTCGCCTAAGATTGCCGCGTCCACCTTCAACAATGAACGCGAAACGCTCATCAGTATTTTCGACTACGCCATACGGGAAGGCGTCATCCTCGAGAATCCGGCGACCGTCACCAAGCGCCGCCGACTCGGCAAAAATCATATCCTGATCCCCAGCAAGGCCGAGTTCGCGACCATGATCAAATCACTGCGCTCGATGGATATTCGTTACTGGAACGCAGCTGACCTGGTGGAGCTACTCGCCTACTCTGGCATGCGCAAGGGTGAAGCCAATGCCTTCCTGTGGGGCGACATCGATTGGGAGCGTGGCTCCTACGTCGTCACAGGAGGGGAAACCGGCACCAAGAACCACGAGGCCCGCGTCGTCCCCCTTTTCCCTACGCTCAAGGGTTTCTTAGAGCGGAAGGCTGCCGACACTCCCAACGGTAAACCGGCCCCGCAAACGCCGGTCGTCCCCGCCAAAGACGCCAAAAACGCTCTCATCACCGTTTGCACCCAAAACGAGCTTCCCCATTTCACTCATCACTGTATGCGCCACTACTTCGTAAGTAACGCCATTGAAAAAGGAGTGGATTTTAAAACAATTGCGGCTTGGGTCGGACACAAAGACGGTGGAATACTTGTCGCTAAAACTTACGGCCATCTGCGCGATACGCATTCGTTCGAGATGGCTAAACGTATGTAG
- a CDS encoding response regulator: protein MNAPQILVVEDNPTLCDMIRRRLERRGYHVATASDGLAGLDRAHTLQPDLILLDMSLPVINGWNVASRLRAKPETRAIPIIAITAHAMRGDRERALAAGCDEFQTKPIDFDELQKKIERLLP from the coding sequence ATGAACGCGCCCCAAATTCTCGTCGTGGAGGACAATCCGACCCTCTGCGACATGATCCGGCGCAGGCTAGAACGCCGGGGTTACCACGTGGCTACCGCGAGTGATGGCCTAGCCGGGCTGGATCGCGCGCATACCCTACAGCCCGATCTGATTCTGCTCGATATGAGCCTGCCCGTGATCAATGGATGGAACGTCGCTTCCCGCCTCCGCGCCAAACCGGAGACCCGGGCCATCCCTATCATCGCCATCACCGCCCACGCCATGCGTGGCGACCGCGAACGCGCCTTAGCAGCCGGCTGCGACGAATTTCAAACAAAGCCCATCGACTTCGATGAGTTGCAAAAAAAGATCGAGCGCCTCTTACCCTAG